From a region of the Thiorhodovibrio winogradskyi genome:
- a CDS encoding DEAD/DEAH box helicase → MKTKGQPAPRLAPGARVTIRDEDWIIRRLDLCDDGGHALTCDGLSELVRGTSAIFLERLEDDLQTHDPARTELFQDHSDYFTESLLFLESQRLRTLANDQHIHRAHQAVMQIADYQRVPAEKGLKQVRTRLLIADGVGLGKTLEAGMLATELDIRGRGRRILVVTQKSMLTQFQKEWWARFTLPLVRLDSAGLQRIRNQIPSGHNPFNYYDKTIISMDTLKGNDEYRRYLDQSRWDIIVIDECHNVAVRKSDAGSSQRARLAKQLATKSDSLILLSATPHDGSANSFASLIWLLDPTAISDPEDYSRADLDRKDLFVRRFKKDIKGQAAGQFPEPITRRLAAQATPEEEAAFQAALTIPFTQRGERATGRQGELQRVGLQKALFSSPAAASAYARHRIDKLNRGASPTAAETAEIAALKDLLQRLDEITPEHFSKYQRLLTALRDADAGAGADAAQGARWSGQDSRDRLVIFSERIETLKWLHAQLPRAMRLKDDAFAVLDGGLSDIEQQAIVERFGQEHDPLRVLLCSDVASEGLNLHYFCHRLMHFDLPWSPMVFQQRNGRVDRFGQTQQPRIDYLLTTSRIERIKGDLRVIEVLVNKDEQISRNIGDPASILRQHSIEAEEQLVAEALADHLSAEQFEHQYIDHAAPVDAVENENGDEDDWETALFGSAPEAPPAPLPSEPHRFFPDLYAFAKQAIRRIPEAEGYRIDDDARMLRLTPPPDLKRRLRRQLPAEVLRDSDEYVLSASIGLVEEAIARAREQDGSERGEGSDWPDIQYLWPQHPIGQWLIDRVIGDIGRRRAPVIASPQLKPNECAFLMLGLIPNRKGQPLIVEWQTVVGHLNDLGHQGASSFTLEDFDTFCARAGLRERELPNAGQPLDLTALQQQLPAAVAAMQTAVTEQVKAFSATRAEEVAHKLAELDALRSAQEQQLHRRIEALPDPIRQGRQAQRQRDIEAVFSEYRQWITDSLEVEPVPFVQVLAGVVRAG, encoded by the coding sequence ATGAAAACGAAAGGCCAACCTGCCCCCCGCTTGGCGCCGGGCGCCCGCGTCACCATCCGCGATGAGGACTGGATCATCCGGCGGCTTGATTTGTGCGATGACGGCGGTCATGCACTCACCTGCGATGGGCTCTCGGAGTTGGTGCGTGGCACCTCGGCGATCTTTCTCGAGCGGCTCGAGGACGATCTGCAAACTCACGATCCGGCCCGCACTGAGCTGTTTCAGGATCACAGCGATTACTTCACCGAGTCACTGCTGTTTCTGGAGAGCCAGCGCCTGCGTACCCTGGCCAATGACCAGCACATCCACCGCGCGCACCAGGCGGTGATGCAGATCGCCGACTATCAGCGCGTGCCGGCCGAGAAGGGACTCAAGCAGGTCCGCACCCGCCTGCTGATTGCCGATGGCGTGGGCCTGGGCAAAACGCTCGAGGCCGGCATGCTCGCCACCGAGCTTGATATTCGCGGGCGCGGGCGGCGCATCCTGGTGGTCACCCAAAAAAGCATGCTCACCCAATTCCAAAAAGAATGGTGGGCGCGCTTCACCCTGCCGCTGGTGCGGCTCGACTCCGCCGGCCTCCAGCGCATTCGCAACCAGATCCCCTCCGGGCACAATCCCTTCAACTACTACGACAAGACCATCATCTCGATGGACACCCTGAAGGGCAACGATGAGTACCGGCGCTATCTGGATCAATCGCGCTGGGACATCATTGTGATCGATGAGTGCCACAATGTCGCGGTGCGCAAGAGCGATGCCGGCTCCTCGCAACGGGCACGTCTGGCCAAGCAACTGGCCACCAAATCCGACAGTCTGATCCTGCTCTCGGCCACCCCGCACGATGGCTCGGCCAACAGCTTCGCCTCCCTGATCTGGCTCCTTGACCCGACCGCCATCTCCGATCCGGAGGATTACAGCCGCGCCGATCTCGACCGCAAGGATCTGTTCGTCCGCCGCTTCAAAAAAGACATCAAAGGCCAGGCCGCAGGGCAGTTTCCCGAGCCCATCACCCGCCGGCTGGCCGCCCAGGCAACACCGGAGGAAGAAGCCGCCTTCCAGGCCGCGCTCACCATTCCCTTCACTCAGCGTGGCGAGCGCGCCACGGGCCGACAGGGTGAATTGCAGCGGGTTGGGCTGCAAAAGGCGCTGTTTTCCAGCCCGGCGGCAGCTAGCGCCTACGCCCGCCACCGCATCGACAAGCTCAACCGTGGCGCATCGCCCACGGCTGCCGAAACCGCCGAGATCGCCGCCCTTAAGGATCTATTGCAACGGCTCGATGAGATCACTCCCGAGCACTTCAGCAAATATCAACGATTGCTCACTGCCTTGCGTGACGCCGATGCCGGTGCCGGTGCCGATGCGGCTCAGGGCGCACGCTGGAGCGGACAGGACAGCCGCGACCGGCTGGTGATCTTCTCCGAGCGCATTGAGACGCTGAAATGGCTTCATGCCCAGCTCCCCAGAGCGATGCGCTTGAAGGATGACGCCTTCGCCGTCCTCGACGGCGGACTGTCCGACATCGAGCAACAAGCCATTGTCGAGCGCTTCGGTCAGGAGCACGACCCGCTGCGAGTGCTGCTGTGCTCCGATGTCGCCTCCGAGGGGCTGAACCTGCACTACTTCTGCCACCGGCTGATGCACTTCGACCTGCCCTGGTCGCCCATGGTATTCCAGCAGCGCAACGGCCGGGTCGACCGCTTCGGCCAGACCCAGCAACCGCGCATCGACTACCTGCTCACCACCTCGCGCATCGAGCGCATCAAGGGCGATCTGCGCGTCATCGAAGTGCTTGTCAACAAGGACGAACAGATCAGCCGCAACATCGGCGATCCGGCCTCCATCCTGCGCCAGCACAGCATCGAGGCCGAGGAGCAACTGGTGGCCGAGGCGCTGGCCGATCACCTCAGCGCCGAGCAATTCGAGCACCAGTACATCGACCACGCCGCGCCGGTCGACGCCGTCGAGAATGAGAATGGCGACGAGGACGATTGGGAAACCGCCCTGTTCGGCTCCGCGCCCGAAGCCCCACCGGCACCCCTGCCCAGCGAACCGCATCGGTTTTTCCCCGACCTCTATGCCTTCGCCAAACAAGCCATCCGCCGCATTCCCGAGGCCGAGGGCTATCGCATTGATGACGATGCGCGCATGCTGCGCCTCACCCCGCCGCCGGATCTCAAACGCCGCCTGCGCCGCCAGCTGCCAGCCGAAGTGCTGCGCGACAGCGACGAATATGTGCTGTCGGCCTCGATCGGGCTAGTCGAGGAAGCCATCGCGCGCGCCCGCGAGCAGGATGGCTCAGAGCGAGGCGAGGGCAGCGACTGGCCGGACATCCAATACCTCTGGCCGCAGCATCCCATCGGCCAGTGGCTGATTGATCGGGTCATCGGCGACATCGGCCGCCGGCGCGCGCCGGTGATCGCCAGCCCCCAGCTCAAGCCCAATGAATGCGCCTTTCTGATGCTCGGGCTCATCCCCAACCGCAAGGGCCAGCCCCTGATCGTCGAATGGCAGACCGTGGTGGGCCATCTGAACGACTTGGGCCACCAGGGCGCGTCGTCCTTCACCCTGGAGGACTTCGACACCTTCTGCGCCCGCGCCGGCCTGCGCGAGCGCGAACTGCCCAACGCCGGCCAGCCATTGGACCTGACCGCCCTGCAACAGCAGCTGCCCGCCGCCGTCGCCGCCATGCAGACGGCTGTCACCGAGCAAGTCAAGGCGTTCAGCGCCACGCGCGCCGAGGAAGTCGCCCACAAACTCGCCGAGCTCGACGCTCTGCGCAGCGCCCAGGAACAGCAACTGCACCGGCGGATCGAAGCCCTGCCCGACCCCATCCGCCAGGGCCGCCAGGCACAACGCCAGCGCGACATCGAAGCCGTTTTCAGCGAATATCGCCAGTGGATCACCGATAGCCTGGAAGTCGAGCCGGTGCCCTTCGTGCAGGTGCTTGCCGGGGTGGTCAGGGCTGGCTAG
- a CDS encoding DUF433 domain-containing protein, translating into MIPSERNTGQQDAMHERITVDRDVCGGRPCLRGLRIRVKDVLELLAAGASREEILTDYPYLEDADITAALKYAAAQADHLIMKAA; encoded by the coding sequence ATGATCCCATCCGAACGCAACACAGGGCAACAAGATGCGATGCACGAGCGCATTACAGTCGACCGGGACGTCTGTGGCGGTCGTCCCTGTTTGCGCGGCCTGAGAATCCGCGTCAAGGACGTGCTTGAACTCCTCGCGGCAGGCGCCTCGCGCGAGGAGATTCTTACTGATTACCCCTATCTTGAAGATGCTGATATCACCGCCGCGCTCAAGTATGCCGCCGCGCAAGCCGACCACTTGATCATGAAGGCGGCCTGA
- a CDS encoding DUF5615 family PIN-like protein — protein sequence MRFLVDAQLPPALAHWLTESGHEAEHVGDLGLLEASDRIIWSQAVKTHATLITKYQDFVTLLSTHSNGTALIWIRLGNTTRRALLAWFAERLPDIEQALAAGESLIEIA from the coding sequence ATGCGCTTTCTGGTCGATGCCCAATTGCCACCAGCGCTTGCACATTGGCTGACAGAAAGCGGACACGAAGCCGAGCATGTTGGCGATTTAGGCCTACTCGAAGCCAGTGATCGAATCATCTGGTCGCAAGCCGTCAAGACGCATGCCACCCTGATTACCAAGTATCAGGATTTTGTCACCTTGCTTTCGACCCACTCCAATGGAACCGCGCTGATCTGGATACGGCTCGGCAATACCACCAGACGCGCCTTGCTAGCCTGGTTCGCCGAGCGATTACCGGACATCGAACAAGCCTTGGCGGCCGGCGAGTCTTTGATTGAAATCGCATGA